Within Flavobacterium pisciphilum, the genomic segment GACTTCTTAATCAATAACGCAGGTATTGGAATTAATGCTCCCTTCTCAGAAACTACTGAAGAACAATTTGATCAATTAATGAACATCAACTACAAAGGTGTTTATTTTTTAACCCAAAAAGCATTGCCCTTTTTACAAGATGGTGGGCGCATAATTAATATTTCTACAGGATTGGCACGATTTACTGGACCAGGTTATTCTGCTTATGCCTCTATGAAAGGTGCAATAGAAACTTTTACAAAATATCTAGCTAAAGAGCTTGGTAGCCGTAAAATTATCGTTAATGTTGTAGCTCCTGGAGCCATCGAAACAGATTTTGGAGGTGGAGCTGTAAGAGACATTCAACAATATAATGATTATGTCAAATCTGTAACTGCATTGGGACGTGCCGGATTACCTGATGATATAGGTGGTGTTGTAGCTTTCTTATGTACTGAAGATGCTCGATGGATTAATGCTCAACGCATTGAAGTTTCAGGAGGAATGAATCTGTAAAACCTCTTTACAATTAGGGTAAATTAAGTTCCGTCAAAAATAGAAACTTAATTTACCTTAATGGTAACAACAATGACCTATTATCACTTTTACAGAATTATTTTAAAATTTTTATCAGACCATAACAACAATATAGTCAGAACACACATTATAAGAGAATTATAAAAATGATTATACTCCTGATGTGCCATGTGGGCTGTAAATGCACCTACTGCAAAAGGGAACAAAAATAAAATTCCAATTGTTTTTATAGGCGGATTAAATAACCCTATTACGATTAACAAAACACCTATAACCTCCCCAATACCAATGTAAATTGTCCAAACCTTGTTAAAGCCTAAAGATTCCATGCTTTTCATCATAGATTCTTTTTGAAAAATTTTAAAAAGTGAGGCATATCCAAACACATATAGATAATACAAATAACTAGACCAATGAACAATTGTTTTAATAGTTTCCATTTTTTATATATTTTAATTCTACAACAAATATATTTACTAACTTGCACTGATACTAGTACTTACTAAATTGTCAAGTACTAACAAAAAAGTAAGTACCTATTATGAGAAAAGAAAATTCTACCAATAGTATTAATGAAAAAATACTAAACGAGACTTGTGGTATTGCCTACACACTCTCTTTAATAGGAGGAAGATGGAAAATAAATATTTTAAGTTATCTAATTAACGAACACAAGCTTCGATACAGTGAATTAAGATCCAGACTTACTGGAATTTCTGAACGCATGCTCATTTCTAAACTTAAAGAGCTAGAAAGTGACGGACTAGTAAATCGAATCGTTCACGCGCAAGTTCCTCCTAAAGTAGAATATGAGTTGACCTCTCTTGGTAAATCTTTTGAAGGGATTTTAAATTCAATGGCAGACTGGGGAGAAAAAAACTACCGAAACAACGACTCTGTAACCTTATAAAACAAAAAAGCATCCACTAAATGTGGATGCTTTTTTATAATAATTACTCAGAATTAAATTAAGAGAGTATACTCTCTTAGAGCCTTAACTCAACAATATTTAATTCATAAACCTACTGAATGATTGCCAGTATTTATCTTTATAAATTTCATATTCAATCTCCACCTGAGAAGCAAATTTGTCTTTAATTTCTTCAAGCACTATTGAAGGTTTTCTAAAATCTTTACAAGCAAAATAAATCTCTCTTAAGCTATCAGCAGTTTCACGTCCTAGATTTAAATATCCATCAGAATCTTTTAGTTTTTCCATCAAAAAGTCATCTTCAATTTCGTCTAATAAATGAAACATATCGCTATCAGGAAATCCATTATTCTCCGCTCCATTATACCCAATTCTTACAGTTACAATCCAAGGATGCGATGGCTTTGCATCCCATTCAAACAATGTCGAATTAATAACAGCCATTAATGGCATACCATTGCTAAGGGTAGCTTCTAGACTTGAATAACCATCATTTTCGGTATCATGTCGTACTCCATCATATTTCTCAACAAACTCTTTTTGTCGCCAAATCAAGAAATCTTTTAATTTTTCAATAGGCACTAACTCTTTAGTTGCTTCATTTGTACCAACGACATTAATCATATCAACGTTTTCAGTAAAATGAAGTTCTCCAAGGTAATTATCCAAAAAGATAAATGTTCCATTTGTTATAATAGGTTTGTTCTCTTCAGTGCAATCTAAATGAACAATTGTAATGTCTATTTTATCAGGAAACTCATTTTCTTCATTTGAATAAAAGAATAGATTCTCTTTATCAAAAGCATAGCCATTCATTTTAATACCCAAATTATCAATATTCATAGCAGGTTTTAGTGCAGTAAATTTCCAATTAGGAAGCTGAGGGGCTGCATTTACCAAATCTTCTATAAAAACTATATTTTTAATATTACCATCGGCTGTAAGAACTAACTCGGCAGTATCCTCATTAGCCATCCCTGCCAAAAAGAAATAACCTTCTTTTAGCTCTTGCAATTTAGGAGATAACTTATCAAAGAAATTTTTTTCAATATTGTCTCCTTTACTTACCGTATTAAAAAAATCCTTTTCGTTTGTTTTAAACCAATTCCAAAAATCTGCGTATGTTTTTATAGCTTCCTCTTTTTTTCCGAACATATTGTTGATTAATCCCATTCTCTATAATTCTTATTTTTCTATAAATTAATTTAAAATTCGCATTGTCATATTATACTCTCAAATATAACAAAAGAGCTGCTATTATAAAATCAAATTGACAAAAAATATAAAAAAACTAGTACAAGATTAGAGTTATCCCTCCGACGTTTCAAGCTCTAACACCATGTTCTGATATTTTTCTCCCAGAGAGAAAACTTGCTCAGCCAAAAACATGATAACAACAGGAACAATAAAGAATTCAACCTCGTTCACAACATATAAAAAATATGTCGTACAAATGAAAATACGGAAATATTCAAGATAAAAAATCCATTTTCTTTGCTCTAATAAAGCCCCACAATTAATAAGCGTAATGATGATAAAAGACAAAACAAATAATTTATCAGACACATTCAAAGAATCAAAATAATAAGTAAAAATAGTCAACAAAAATGTGCTTGCACCAAGTTGCAGATAGAGATAATTTTTAAATTTAAGTCGGTGGCTCGGATTGTCTTTGTCTTGTAGAAAACGTTTCTCTAATATCGGGCGAATATCCTGATCCATGTCGGCAGGGCTACCAAATATAGCATTCCAGCAAGCTTTAAAACCTTTGGAGCGTTTCCATAATTCGTAAATTTCAAAATAATAATGAAAATGTTGCCAAAGAAAACTGTAACTTTTTAAAGGATGTGTTAATCCATATTTTGGTTTTTCTTCCTCTTCTTGGAAAGTTCCAAAAATACGATCCCAAAATGTAAACATATCTCCATAGTTTTTATCCAAATATTTTTCATCCGAAGCATGATGAATCCCATGAACCGATGGTGTTACAAAAACATATTCTAACCATTTTATTCTCTTTATAACCTGTGTATGTGTAAAAAAAGAATAAGCACCATGCACTATAAGCATCGTAATAACCATCTTAGGATGGAAACCTATAAAAGGTAGTATACACCAAAATCCAGTTCGAATAATAGCCTGAAAGGTCGTTATTCTTGCTGCTGCAGTAAAATTAAACTCACTACTATGATGATGCACAATGTGAGCAGCCCAGAAAAAATTTACTTCATGCCCCAGTCTGTGATACCAATACCAAACAAAATCTGTTGCGAGAATCAATCCAATCCAAACTAAAAAATTACTTGAAATATCAAAAATCCTGTAATTATTATAGATGTAATAATACAATTGGTAAAAACTGGCCGCGATAAAAAGATTAATCAATCGTTCAGCAATACCAATACTTATGTTAGAAACAGAACTTTCATAATTAAATAATTCTGGTCGATTACTTCGCTGTGCCAATCGAAACTCAATATATACAAAAAGAAAAAAAGCAGGCATGGCAAAAGCCAAAAAATTAATGTGTTCCATTTTTAAATAATATATATGCTAAGAATAACAAAACTGAATAAAAAAGACATTTCCATTGACTATATACTAATGCGACTAACCAACGCAGTATTTAAAAAAAGAAAAAAAACATCAAAAAAAATACTACATATAGCCAATGAAAATTATCTTAAATCTAGTTTAAAGTTGACTTTAAACGTAATCGTTCTTAATTTTGCTTGAATTTTTTTTCAATCAATTTAATTTCTTTTACTTCCTGAACTTCTGCAACCTTACGCAGAGCAATTATATAAGCAGCAATACGCGGTGATACTTTATATTTTACAGAGGTAGCAAAAACTGTTTCAAAACTTTTTTCTAATATATCTTCCAAACGCTTATTAATCTGATTGATTCTCCAAGACTCTAAAAGACAATTCTGAAGCCATTCAAAATAAGAAACCGTAACCCCTCCAGCATTTGCTAAAATATCTGGAACTACTAAAATATTGTTCTCATGCAGTATTTTATCAGCATCTGAAGAAACAGGTCCATTAGCCCCTTCAACTATAATCTTGGCACGGATAGATCCCGCATTTACTGCAGTAATCACATCTTCCTTGGCTGCAGGAATGAGAACATCTACTTCAAGTAACAATAGCTCTTCATGTTTTATAGCAACAGCATTTGGGTATCCGTTCACGCTTTTGTTATTTAGATTATAATACAAGATAAGCTCTGGAATATTTAATCCTTGTGGATTATAAAATGCTTCAGAAATATCACTTACAGCAACAATTTTAACTCCTTTTTCAAATAAAAATAAAGCGGAATAAAGTCCTACATTGCCAAATCCTTGAATAGCTGCGGTTGATCTTGCAGGTCTAAGTTTTAATTTTTGAAGTGCCAGAATACTAATAATGCTTACTCCTCTCCCTGTGGCTTCTACCCGACCCAATGAACCTCCTGAATGCAAATGTTTACCAGTCACAACAGAATGAATTGTTTTTCCATGAATCAAAGAAAACTCATCCATTAACCACCCCATTTCATCTGGACCAGTTCCCATATCTGGAGCAGGAACATCTTTGTCAGGCCCAAAAATATCCGACAAAGCATTAGTGTATTCCCGTGTAATTTTTTCTAATTCAGTTTTAGAATGTTGCCTTGGATCGCAAATAATTCCTCCTTTGGCTCCTCCAAAAGGAATTCCTGTTACTGCCGATTTCCAAGTCATCCAAGCAGCAAGGGCTTTTACCTCATCGAGATTAACGGCTGTATCATAACGAATACCTCCTTTAGATGGTCCCAATGCAGTATTATGAATTACACGATATCCTTCAAAGTTTTGTTCTTTACCATTATCAAGTGTAATAGAGAAATTAACTACGATTTGCTTCTCTGGTCTTTGTAGTTTTTGCCTAACCGATTCATCCAATTTAAGAATATCGGCAGCTATATTAAAACGATCAATCATCGATTGAAAAGGGTTCTGTTTTGCAATTTGTGAACTCATAATTTTATGGGTGTTAAATTATAATTTTTTAGTAAATAAGTATAGTAATTGAAATGAGAATGGCATAAAAAAACCCTTTCGAAACTGTTACGAAAGAGCTTAAATAGTATCATATAAACAATAGCAACTTCTGCAACAGGGGGGAATTTTCATGTGGCAGCATTGCATCATAATGTTTGTATTTATAGAATATAATCTCATATTTTATTTTTTAGCTATAATTCAAAATCTATCATTCTTAAAAATCTTCCTATAACATGTAAAATAGGCCTTTTAAACTAGATAGCCTAATTATACTAAGCTAGTTCATACAACAAATCATACATATAGCACATTATTGCATCACAGTCATAAGGGATAGTATTTTGGCTTTCGTTTCTCATTTCTTTTACAAATCTATAAATATATTTCTAATATTCTATAGAAATAGTAGAGTTATTTTAATTAAAAAACAAAACACACTAAAAACCAGTTACTTAATCACTCTTTAACCAACCTGTAATACTCATTCTAGTATTTTGAGTAATCAATACTTCATGTACAAGTTCATCACTTTTAAAAAAAACTGTTTTTCCTTGGGTAGGGCTAATTTTCTGATTGTTATCTAACTGATGAATAAGAAGTTCTCCCCCATCACTTTCTTTCCAGTTGGCGTTTAAATAACATATCATAGAATATTTTCTACTTGGGTTATTCTTAAACTGATCCAAATGTTTTAGATAAAAATCTCCTTTTTCATACAAAGAGTAATGAAACTCATAACTTGTTATTCCAGCATAACAACTACTATTTAAGTAAGCTATAAAAGTTTCTATTTGTACAAAGAATTCATTTTCGAATGCATTATTATGCTTTTTGTCAAGCCAATAAATTGAATCGCTACGAATAGCCCCATCATAAGTCACTTTTTCCAGATTGCCTACTCCTGCATCGAGTAATAAACTATTGGCATTTAAATCAAGAAGATTTTGTTTTAAATTATTTGCCAATTCTGTACTTAAAAAATGTTCGCATATACCTACTTTACTATCTATATAGGTAGCGATCAAAGCCTCAAAGCTATTTTCCATTTATGTTTTTTGATGGAATGCAAGTACAACCAACGGTCGAAGGTAGGCTAAAAAAAATATGCACCACTAAAATTGACAACAAATAATAAAAAATAATAATTCAAACTTGAAACTGCATAAAAAAGGGTTTGACAATCATCAAACCCTTTTTACAATTTTTATAACTTGCTGATATAACTTCCGTACATATCCTTGAACTCATATCCATCAGAAAAACGGTCTTTACTTAGTTTTTTATATTCAACCAATCCCCATAGAATAAACTCTTTCATAAAATGACGGTCTTCTTCTGGCAATTCAGGTTGGTATTTTTTAAGTAAGATATCCAACGGCGGAATTCCATCAAGAATTCTCTTGTATTCCTCATCTGAGCAATCATCTAATAACTCAAAACCACTTTCGGTAAAGAACCATTCGATTGTATCTGTATATGGTGTTTTTTCATTCGGTTTTTCCAATTTTTCAATCTTCGGAAAATAGGTTGGGAAAAATGTTCGAATCGCATCTCCAATCAGGTGTTGCGCAACAATAGCTGCTCCCTCCTGCTCTCCTTCATAAACCAGTTCAACTTTTCCTGTAATAGCTGGAATAATTCCCATAAAATCCGATAAACGCAACGTAGTTTTATCAACACCAGCAAGCAAAGCACGGCGTTCTGCAGTACTCAATAAGTTTTCATAAGCAGTAATACTCATCCTTGCGCTTACCCCACTTTTGTTGTCAACAAATTCACTTTCACGAGCTTCAAAACTTATTTGTTCTAATAAATCCTTAGCCACACTCGGGATATAAACCAATTCTTCTTGTTCTACATCCAACTTTGCCTCTTGCTCAGTAATCGTTCTTGCAATAGCTACTGTTTCTGGATAATGCGTTAAAATTTGTGATCCTATTCTATCCTTTAAAGGCGTTACAATACTTCCTCTATTGGTATAATCCTCAGGATTTGCAGTAAATACAAACTGCATATCAAGTGGCATTCTTAATTTAAAACCTCTTATCTGAATATCTCCTTCTTGTAGAATATTAAACAATGCTACTTGAATTCTTGCTTGCAAATCGGGTAATTCATTAATTACGAAAATACAACGATTGGCACGTGGAATCATTCCAAAATGTATCACACGATCATCTGCATAAGACAGCTTTAAATTCGCCGCTTTAATAGGATCAACATCACCAATTAAGTCAGCAACAGTTACATCTGGTGTAGCCAATTTTTCAAAAAAACGATCACTTCTGTGAAGCCAACTTATTGGAGTTGCATCGCCTTTATCTGCAATAATATCTTTTGCAAAACGCGATATGGGATTCAGCGGATCGTCATTAATCTCAGAACCAGCTACAAATGGAATATATTCATCTAATAATTCAACCATTTTTCGAGCCAATCTCGTTTTAGCCTGCCCACGAAGTCCTAATAAATTAATATTATGACGGGATAAAATAGCACGTTCTAATTCTGGAATAACTGTATTCTCAAAACCATGAACTCCTTCAAAAACTGGCTTTCCTGATTTTATCTTCTCACGAAGATTATTTCGCAATTCGTCTTTGATACTTTTACTTTCGTATCCTGCTTTTTTTAATTCACCAAGTGTTTTTATATTTTCTACTTTCATGTTTGTTATTTAAAATTAAAGGCTGAAGAATTTAAATTATCATCCTTTAGTATTATTTTATTATGCTTATTGTAATTCGTATCAATCACGCTGATTTTTAGTTTCAAACAATTTCAATATGAATTTACTATAATTAATCTCATTTACATGTTTCTACTCCGCTCTGCATGACAATCTAGTCAAAACCTTTGAATCTTAGTAACTCTGAGCCTGAACCTAAGAAATCCTATTTAATCCTTTTCTTTCTATTCGCTTCATAATCTTCAAAAATCATTTCTCCGAGACCTTTCAATCCTGTATAAAATGCTTTTCCTTGATTTGCTTCGGTAAAATGATTCACAAAGCGTTGCAAATACGGATCATTTGCAATCATAAATGTTGTAATTGGAATATGCAGTTTCCTAGCTTGTTGCGCCTGATTGTAACATTTATCTACAATATACTCATCTAAGCCATTACTATTCATATAGTAAGATCCATCACGTTCGCGAACGCAACTTGGTTTACCATCAGTAATCATAAATATTTGCTTATTGGTATTTCGTTTTCGGCGTAATAAATCCATTGCCAGTTGCAAGCCTGCTACCGTATTGGTGTGATAGGGCCCAACTTTTAAATAAGGTAAATCCTTGATGGCAATTGTCCAAGCATCATTTCCAAAAACCAATATATCAAGTGTATCTTTAGGATAACGTGTAGTAATTAATTCCGCCAAAGCCATGGCGACTTTTTTGGCAGGAGTAATACGATCTTCACCATACAAAATCATACTATGGCTAATATCAATCATTAAGACAGTACTCATCTGTGATTTGTATTGTGTTTCTTCAACAACCAAATCATTTTCGGTGAGCATAAAACCATCTACTCCATTATTAATTTGAGCATTGCGCAAACTTTCTGTAAGCGAAATCCGTTCTAATCCATCACCAAAATGAAATTCACGGAATTCTCCCGTATGTTCATCCCCGCTTCCAGCATATTTAGTTTTGTGATTTCCGTTTCCAGAGCGCTTTAAATTTCCGAATATCTGATCTAAAGCCTGTTGCCTTATAGCTCGTTCGGTTTTGGGAGTAATCCCAATTCCCGATGAACCATCTTCTTTCAGTTCATCTTTTATATAGCCTTTCTTTTTTAGATCTTCTATAAAATCATCGATGGTATAATTCTCATCAGTAAGCTTGTATTCTTTATCCAATTCTCGAAGCCAATCTATTGCTTCATCAAAATCACCCGAAGTATGAGTGATTAACTCTTTGAAAATACCAAAAAGTTTTTCAAACGGAGACTGATTTGGTGCTTCGTATGTTTTAAAATAAAACCCTTTTTTATGTTCCTCTTTCATAATTCTAAAATTACATCATTTTAGACTCTAGCTAAACAATATAGATATTAATATTTAGTTAAAAGATTCAGCAAAAAAACAGCTGATAATCAGTACAAAACTACTAATTATTCAAATTTTCCGTCAACATAGTACCAAGCACCATTTTCTTGTTTAAAAGTAGAAAATTCGTAATGCGTTTGCGGTTCTTTATTTTCGTCTAAAAAATAAGCTTTAAAGGCAACAGTAGTTTCTGTAAAGCTGATAATTTCTAATCGTTGCCACTCATTGGTAGTAGCCCATTTTAAAATATCTTCTTTCGAATAATATTTCCTTTCTGATGAATGGGTCGTAGCCAATAAATAATCGGCGTCTTTAATAACGTAAGCCGAAAATCGAGAACGCATTAAAGCCAAAGCTGTTGGTGCTATTTGATTATTCTTGAGATACAAACCACAACAATTATCAAAATCTAAACCTGTATCACAATAACATTTGGAATTTTCCATGAAAGTAAAATCTACTATTATTCGGCAGTATTAATCTTTTGGTGCAATTGATTTAGCAAAACCTGGTATTTACTAATCTCGATTAAATCTTCGTCTTCTTCAGAGAAATCAAGCAATTCATCCAAAATATCACTTACTTCTACCAATTTATTATTCGCAGATTTGTTTTGTTTAGCAGCAATTAAATCTATAATTTCCTGAACGCTTTCTTTTAAACCGCTGAATTTATCTTTTTCCATTTATATGTGTTTTATTTATCAGATGAAGATTTGTCTTCATTGAATTTCTTTACAATTTGTTTTAATTTCTCTTTACGTGCAAGTTCTGCCTGTTTAGCTTTGTCCTGTGCTTTGTGCAACTTATCGTTGTGCTTCTTGATATTCCTTTCGTTATTCCTTCCCATTATTCTATCTCTTTTTTAATTTCTTCCAATGTTTTATTGGTAAAAATAAGTTCATTTATAATTGATTTACGCAAAATAGCAATATCATCATAATCAAAATATTTTGCCCACGAAGTTAATTGCTGTAAATTCCTAATTTGCTTAATTCTTTTTGTTGTTTCAAAACTTGTTCTAAGTATTGCTTTATTATTGTACTCAGGATTATTTTTATGTTGATAATTAACACTGTTTTTATCAAAATCAGCTTCGATATAATATAATTTATCAATAGCATTATCAGGATAAAAAGAGCTCCAAGGTGCAAAACCTAGTTTAAATTTAGATTCTGTTTCTGGTTCCAAAGCGATTAAACGCCATTTACTATTGGCCAATCTTCCCCAATGATTCGAAAAACGATACATCCCTAAATCTGAATAATAATAGGTGCTTCCGGCCTTACTTTCAAATTGAATTTTCAAACCTTCAACTTCTTTCTTCGTTACTTCCTGAAAAACACAAAATGTATTTTTGAACGAATT encodes:
- a CDS encoding SDR family oxidoreductase produces the protein MATNTKIALVTGGSRGLGKNMALSIAKKGIDVILTYNSNEDEAKNVVSEIEKLGQKAVALQLNTGGDIKNFDVFYTQITTVLKDTFHAERFDFLINNAGIGINAPFSETTEEQFDQLMNINYKGVYFLTQKALPFLQDGGRIINISTGLARFTGPGYSAYASMKGAIETFTKYLAKELGSRKIIVNVVAPGAIETDFGGGAVRDIQQYNDYVKSVTALGRAGLPDDIGGVVAFLCTEDARWINAQRIEVSGGMNL
- a CDS encoding DoxX family protein, which produces METIKTIVHWSSYLYYLYVFGYASLFKIFQKESMMKSMESLGFNKVWTIYIGIGEVIGVLLIVIGLFNPPIKTIGILFLFPFAVGAFTAHMAHQEYNHFYNSLIMCVLTILLLWSDKNFKIIL
- a CDS encoding winged helix-turn-helix transcriptional regulator, yielding MRKENSTNSINEKILNETCGIAYTLSLIGGRWKINILSYLINEHKLRYSELRSRLTGISERMLISKLKELESDGLVNRIVHAQVPPKVEYELTSLGKSFEGILNSMADWGEKNYRNNDSVTL
- a CDS encoding DUF695 domain-containing protein gives rise to the protein MGLINNMFGKKEEAIKTYADFWNWFKTNEKDFFNTVSKGDNIEKNFFDKLSPKLQELKEGYFFLAGMANEDTAELVLTADGNIKNIVFIEDLVNAAPQLPNWKFTALKPAMNIDNLGIKMNGYAFDKENLFFYSNEENEFPDKIDITIVHLDCTEENKPIITNGTFIFLDNYLGELHFTENVDMINVVGTNEATKELVPIEKLKDFLIWRQKEFVEKYDGVRHDTENDGYSSLEATLSNGMPLMAVINSTLFEWDAKPSHPWIVTVRIGYNGAENNGFPDSDMFHLLDEIEDDFLMEKLKDSDGYLNLGRETADSLREIYFACKDFRKPSIVLEEIKDKFASQVEIEYEIYKDKYWQSFSRFMN
- a CDS encoding sterol desaturase family protein, with product MEHINFLAFAMPAFFLFVYIEFRLAQRSNRPELFNYESSVSNISIGIAERLINLFIAASFYQLYYYIYNNYRIFDISSNFLVWIGLILATDFVWYWYHRLGHEVNFFWAAHIVHHHSSEFNFTAAARITTFQAIIRTGFWCILPFIGFHPKMVITMLIVHGAYSFFTHTQVIKRIKWLEYVFVTPSVHGIHHASDEKYLDKNYGDMFTFWDRIFGTFQEEEEKPKYGLTHPLKSYSFLWQHFHYYFEIYELWKRSKGFKACWNAIFGSPADMDQDIRPILEKRFLQDKDNPSHRLKFKNYLYLQLGASTFLLTIFTYYFDSLNVSDKLFVLSFIIITLINCGALLEQRKWIFYLEYFRIFICTTYFLYVVNEVEFFIVPVVIMFLAEQVFSLGEKYQNMVLELETSEG
- a CDS encoding Glu/Leu/Phe/Val family dehydrogenase — translated: MSSQIAKQNPFQSMIDRFNIAADILKLDESVRQKLQRPEKQIVVNFSITLDNGKEQNFEGYRVIHNTALGPSKGGIRYDTAVNLDEVKALAAWMTWKSAVTGIPFGGAKGGIICDPRQHSKTELEKITREYTNALSDIFGPDKDVPAPDMGTGPDEMGWLMDEFSLIHGKTIHSVVTGKHLHSGGSLGRVEATGRGVSIISILALQKLKLRPARSTAAIQGFGNVGLYSALFLFEKGVKIVAVSDISEAFYNPQGLNIPELILYYNLNNKSVNGYPNAVAIKHEELLLLEVDVLIPAAKEDVITAVNAGSIRAKIIVEGANGPVSSDADKILHENNILVVPDILANAGGVTVSYFEWLQNCLLESWRINQINKRLEDILEKSFETVFATSVKYKVSPRIAAYIIALRKVAEVQEVKEIKLIEKKFKQN
- a CDS encoding 2OG-Fe(II) oxygenase, whose translation is MENSFEALIATYIDSKVGICEHFLSTELANNLKQNLLDLNANSLLLDAGVGNLEKVTYDGAIRSDSIYWLDKKHNNAFENEFFVQIETFIAYLNSSCYAGITSYEFHYSLYEKGDFYLKHLDQFKNNPSRKYSMICYLNANWKESDGGELLIHQLDNNQKISPTQGKTVFFKSDELVHEVLITQNTRMSITGWLKSD
- a CDS encoding AAA family ATPase; amino-acid sequence: MKVENIKTLGELKKAGYESKSIKDELRNNLREKIKSGKPVFEGVHGFENTVIPELERAILSRHNINLLGLRGQAKTRLARKMVELLDEYIPFVAGSEINDDPLNPISRFAKDIIADKGDATPISWLHRSDRFFEKLATPDVTVADLIGDVDPIKAANLKLSYADDRVIHFGMIPRANRCIFVINELPDLQARIQVALFNILQEGDIQIRGFKLRMPLDMQFVFTANPEDYTNRGSIVTPLKDRIGSQILTHYPETVAIARTITEQEAKLDVEQEELVYIPSVAKDLLEQISFEARESEFVDNKSGVSARMSITAYENLLSTAERRALLAGVDKTTLRLSDFMGIIPAITGKVELVYEGEQEGAAIVAQHLIGDAIRTFFPTYFPKIEKLEKPNEKTPYTDTIEWFFTESGFELLDDCSDEEYKRILDGIPPLDILLKKYQPELPEEDRHFMKEFILWGLVEYKKLSKDRFSDGYEFKDMYGSYISKL
- a CDS encoding vWA domain-containing protein codes for the protein MKEEHKKGFYFKTYEAPNQSPFEKLFGIFKELITHTSGDFDEAIDWLRELDKEYKLTDENYTIDDFIEDLKKKGYIKDELKEDGSSGIGITPKTERAIRQQALDQIFGNLKRSGNGNHKTKYAGSGDEHTGEFREFHFGDGLERISLTESLRNAQINNGVDGFMLTENDLVVEETQYKSQMSTVLMIDISHSMILYGEDRITPAKKVAMALAELITTRYPKDTLDILVFGNDAWTIAIKDLPYLKVGPYHTNTVAGLQLAMDLLRRKRNTNKQIFMITDGKPSCVRERDGSYYMNSNGLDEYIVDKCYNQAQQARKLHIPITTFMIANDPYLQRFVNHFTEANQGKAFYTGLKGLGEMIFEDYEANRKKRIK
- a CDS encoding YchJ family protein; translation: MENSKCYCDTGLDFDNCCGLYLKNNQIAPTALALMRSRFSAYVIKDADYLLATTHSSERKYYSKEDILKWATTNEWQRLEIISFTETTVAFKAYFLDENKEPQTHYEFSTFKQENGAWYYVDGKFE